The proteins below come from a single Neospora caninum Liverpool complete genome, chromosome IX genomic window:
- a CDS encoding putative prefoldin subunit, translating into MDVEVTEEAQARICRFSSLNHKYVDLESRIEKLTDALRTLRDAQEEAMIVVDPNDIMLKIVDTDTIEEEIENQITEKQKILDECKEELEATKKEMTELKTKLYGEFGDRINLDK; encoded by the exons ATGGACGTCGAAGTGACGGAAGAGGCTCAGGCGCGGATTTGCCGCTTCAGCAGCCTCAACCACAAATACGTCGATTTGGAATCTCGAATCGAGAAGCTTACGGACGCGCTGCGCACGCTCCGAGACGCTCAAGAAGAGGCCATGATCGTTGTCGATCCCAACGACATCATGCTGAAGATAG TCGACACGGACACGATTGAGGAGGAGATTGAGAACCAAATCACGGAGAAGCAAAAGATCCTGGACGAGTGCAAAGAGGAgctggaggcgacgaagaaagaaatgaCCGAGTTGAAGACGAAACTCTACGGCGAGTTCGGAGACAGAATCAACCTGGACAAATGA
- a CDS encoding 50s ribosomal protein L12, chloroplastic,related — MERTETHYEVLGLSPEATLSDIKKAFRHLVKVYHPDKKSSGAKADQERYLQIQHAFETLSDTRAREDYDSSLRRHTENRKAGPNSNDADLDQRPAAVEQRFVTSFYKTERLEATSEFTKGRALRPKEDELHRHQCTWPVSAIVADGLAPSHHRRHSDVVYNGHADHQIPASGGHEEQFRKRLEASVQEIESRERFPIRATRMKLKDDLDWGEVLVRVLHAPVLPYDLVMIREGYDVLGATAQTEDERRDNWPFQKASVTNDDPSAKSNGSTHEVVLGCSWLAEVVDVGPGVKVVKRGDYVIPLGAGLGCWRAASVCAERDLMIVSKDLFPRTEETAVAKELFLAYYLLQEYTRSLRPGDAVLVNGAGCLVGQMIVQFCRLLGLRCICIVRDSSSSQNRFESRQTQKKVSGPEVSQYLRSLGADEVFSPGVNVANVLTKKRQSLPLVSFELSGGSLGGLTAASWIARGGKVILVHAAGMIPQTNDHSAIPWNELLSRSIHLESFYLNGWLQSARNQQKMRSALESVGALVRAGKLVVDLAEPIDFTAELGTDGVSAALLALNEDNSGSCFRQPMISFASLETERLLFEEEQQKTLLREQQARQAQESLFAQSTRNASIDSTRHASEDKASERPNFSVAVTTDGEGLSFLELAPEQTFIGNRMATIFHAGQQRGCLICSHANHLVPECPLDSATGPKQQVALAFPVEAVVCLGAPLLAERVLQFLVSRADNHAKQVKIFFLFGSKDKECPAWSQEEWRRAFEDRGYCVTRETILDGTHETDDRTLAHVAAVFSILRLE; from the exons ATGGAACGAACTGAGACGCACTACGAGGTGCTTGGTCTGTCGCCTGAGGCGACTCTCAGTGACATTAAAAAG GCATTCAGGCATTTGGTGAAGGTGTACCATCCAGACAAGAAGTCAAGTGGCGCAAAAGCTGATCAAGAACGATACCTGCAAATTCAACATGCATTCGAAACCCTTAGCGACACTCGCGCCAGAGAGGACTACGACAGCTCTCTCCGTCGGCACACAGAGAACCGGAAGGCGGGACCTAACAGCAATGACGCCGATTTAGATCAGCGACCAGCGGCCGTCGAACAGCGTTTTGTAACCAGCTTCTACAAGACGGAAAGGCTGGAGGCTACCTCCGAATTTACCAAA GGCCGCGCGCTGAGGccaaaagaagacgaactcCATCGGCATCAGTGCACGTGGCCGGTCTCTGCGATTGTCGCAGATGGTTTGGCGCCGAGCCACCACAGGCGACACAGCGATGTTGTCTACAACGGTCACGCGGACCATCAAATCCCTGCGAGTGGGGGGCACGAAGAACAGTTTAGGAAGCGCCTAGAAGCTTCCGTTCAGGAAATCGAAAGCCGGGAGAGATTCCCTATCAGAGCGACTCGCATGAAGCTGAAAGACGACCTAGATTGGGGTGAAGTACTGGTTCGCGTTCTGCATGCCCCCGTACTCCCTTACGATCTGGTTATGATCCG GGAAGGATATGACGTTCTAGGAGCTACAGCACAAACGGAGGACGAACGCCGAGATAACTGGCCTTTCCAG AAGGCTTCCGTCACGAACGATGACCCCTCGGCGAAATCAAACGGTTCAACACATGAAGTCGTTCTCGGTTGCTCCTGGCTGGCGGAGGTCGTTGACGTTGGCCCAGGTGTAAAAGTCGTTAAACGCGGTGATTATGTCATTCCTCTTGGGGCCGGTCTGGGCTGCTGGAGAGCTGCTTCCGTTTGTGCGGAGCGCGACCTCATGATTGTCTCGAAGGATCTTTTTCCGCGCactgaagagacagcggtTGCTAAAGAACTCTTCCTTG CGTATTACCTCCTCCAGGAATACACAAGGTCCCTCAGGCCTGGCGATGCAGTTCTCGTGAACGGTGCAGGCTGTCTCGTAGGACAAATGATCGTTCAATTCTGTCGACTGCTGGGCTTACGCTGCATCTGCATAGTTCG GGATAGTTCTTCTAGTCAGAACCGATTTGAGTCGAGACAGACCCAGAAGAAAGTCAGCGGACCGGAAGTCTCTCAATACCTCCGATCCTTGGGGGCGGATGAAGTCTTCTCGCCTGGAGTTAACGTTGCCAACGTTCTGACGAAGAAACGCCAGAGTCTCCCTCTGGTGTCATTTGAACTGAGCGGAGGGAGTCTGGGAGGCCTCACCGCGGCTTCTTGGATCGCCCGCGGGGGAAAAGTCAttcttgtgcatgcagccggaATGATTCCACAGACAAACGACCACTCGGCGATCCCCTGGAACGAACTGTTGAG CCGCAGCATTCACCTGGAGTCCTTCTACCTCAATGGGTGGCTACAAAGCGCGCGCAACCAGCAGAAAATGAGATCCGCACTAGAAAGTGTCGGCGCGCTCGTTAGAGCAGGGAAACTCGTTGTGGATCTCGCTGAGCCCATCGACTTCACTGCCGAGTTGGGT ACTGACGGTGTTTCAGCTGCTTTGCTTGCGCTAAACGAAGACAACAGCGGCAGCTGCTTCCGGCAGCCAATGATATCCTTCGCATCGTTGGAGACCGAACGATTGCTCTTTGAAGAGGAGCAGCAGAAAACGCTTCTCCGAGAGCAACAGGCCAG GCAGGCACAAGAATCTCTTTTCGCACAAAGCACCCGCAACGCTAGTATCGACAGCACGAGGCACGCTTCTGAGGACAAGGCGTCCGAGCGACCTAACTTTTCAGTAGCCGTCACGACTG ATGGAGAaggcctctcttttctcgagCTGGCTCCGGAGCAAACGTTCATTGGAAATAG GATGGCGACGATCTTCCATGCTGGGCAACAACGAGGTTGTCTGATCTGCTCGCACGCGAATCACCTGGTACCAGAGTGCCCTTTGGACAGCGCAACCGGTCCCAAGCAGCAAGTCGCCTTGGCG TTTCCCGTTGAGGCGGTGGTGTGCCTTGGGGCGCCTCTACTGGCCGAGCGAGTTCTTCAGTTTCTTGTCAGCCGAGCCGACAATCACGCTAAACAG GTGAAGATCTTCTTTCTGTTCGGCTCGAAAGACAAAGAGTGTCCTGCCTGGAGCCAGGAAGAATGGCGAAGAGCATTCGAAGATCGCGGTTACTGTgtgacgagagaaacgatTCTTGACGGCACGCACGAGACGGACGACCGAACCCTTGCGCATGTTGCCGCTGTTTTTTCTATTCTGAGGCTCGAatga
- a CDS encoding putative cyclophilin yields the protein MSVTIKTNLGDLKAELYCQQAPKTCKNFLALCASDYYNGTRFHRNIKGFAIQGGDPTGTGKGGDSIYGGLFEDEFVSSLKHDRRGILSMANQGKPNTNGSQFFITYCRQPHLNGVYSVFGRLIDGMDTLDKMEREPVGRKNRPENDIIIEQVIIHANPIAEMEQL from the exons ATGTCGGTCACGATCAAGACAAATCTGGGAGATTTGAAGGCCGAGCTGTATTGCCAGCAGGCTCCCAAGACGTGCAAG AATTTTCTTGCTCTCTGTGCTTCGGACTATTACAACGGGACTCGCTTTCACAG AAATATTAAAGGCTTCGCCATCCAGGGCGGCGATCCCACTGGTACGGGCAAGGGGGGAGACAGCATCTACGGCGGCCTCTTCGAGGACGAatttgtctcttctctcaag CACGACCGTCGGGGAATTTTGTCGATGGCGAACCAGGGGAAACCAAACACGAATGGTTCGCAGTTCTTCATCACGTATTGCCGGCAGCCGCATTTGAATGGCGTCTACTCGGTCTTTGGCCGGCTTATAGACGGCATGGACACGCTGGAcaagatggagagagaaccagtTGGCCGCAAGAATCGCCCGGAAAACGATATCATCATTGAGCAAGTGATTATCCACGCCAACCCGATCGCGGAAATGGAGCAGCTCTGA